One region of Bactrocera neohumeralis isolate Rockhampton chromosome 5, APGP_CSIRO_Bneo_wtdbg2-racon-allhic-juicebox.fasta_v2, whole genome shotgun sequence genomic DNA includes:
- the LOC126759814 gene encoding probable RNA-binding protein 19, with protein MSRIIVKQLPKNISEEKLRNIFGTKGTITDMQLKYTPDGKFRQFCFIGYRSEEEAQEAIKYFNNICIQTSRIKVEVCAALGSEDKPLARSKNARKAETQTMQKELQKEKDDKNNGKKAPNVVDEIISKHKDDPDFQEFMSAHDKKRTLWANDAGEASQPTEQDKNTTEEEIRTEAKGTEYVEGENENSNEGGDRDEDEEKLAEKPISDLDYMKNLMAKSTNTNHKKDKTKAGLDLFTIKMHNVPYKAKRQEILKFFKPLKPYSVRLPTNVHGFCYVGFKTEKEMVKAMLKNKSFIKGKQVFFSDFTEKNKITKSKGEKGEKTTDLHKLKPTNPKWAQQEQSTQNEEGIAESGRIFFRNLAYTVTEDDLQKLFEKFGPIAEINVPVDTITRQIKGFGTVTFVMPEHALQAFNKLDGTDFHGRLLHLIPGKSRDDDPKSDENDPALSFKQKKALKLKKSAQQSGNWNTLFLGANAVAEILAKRFSTTKEKVLDTSEGGSSAAVRIALGETQIVIEMKNFLEENGVRLSVFDAPTVKRSKTIILAKNLPADTTVTELTPIFAKFGPIGRLVLPPSGVTALIEFCDPSEAKHAFKKLAYSKFKNVPLYLEWAPEQTFTTTLNGEPIIPKQEEEVSSLNETITQEALQTESTTQLNADGNLESKTAKDENSNIEEDLVDEPPEPNTTLFLRNLNFKTVPDTIHNHFKHLGPIHTVEIAKRKDPKNPRIQVSMGYGFIQFKLAETTEKALKEMQFTQIDGNQVELKRSDRILKTSSNVPRKHLVKTQQTGTKMLVRNIPFQAKEKEVREIFKAFGELRSVRLPKKMTPGADSHRGFGFVDFVTKSDAKKAFEALSQSTHLYGRRLVLEWASINDDDVEEIRKRTATEYYASTNNVKRSRKSVFNTSEHLEDAGEDDE; from the exons atgtCACGAATTATAGTAAAGCAGTTGCCAAAGAAT ATCAGCGAAGAAAAGCTGCGCAATATCTTTGGTACGAAGGGTACAATCACGGATATGCAGCTCAAATATACACCAGACGGAAAATTCCGCCAGTTCTGCTTTATCGGATATCGTAGTGAAGAAGAGGCGCAAGaagctataaaatatttcaataacatATGTATTCAAACAAGCCGTATCAAGGTTGAAGTGTGTGCTGCACTTGGCAGTGAGGATAAGCCGCTAGCACGTAGCAAAAATGCTCGAAAAGCTGAGACACAGACTATGCAGAAAGAATTACAAAAGGAAAAGGACGACAAAAATAACGGAAAAAAAGCTCCCAATGTGGTGGATGAAATTATAAGTAAACATAAGGATGATCCTGATTTTCAAGAATTCATGAGTGCACACGATAAAAAGCGCACTTTATGGGCAAATGACGCCGGAGAAGCTTCACAACCTACCGAGCAAGATAAAAATACAACTGAGGAGGAAATCCGTACAGAGGCGAAAGGAACAGAATATGTCGAAGGTGAGAATGAGAACAGTAATGAAGGTGGAGATAgagatgaagatgaagaaaaaTTAGCAGAAAAGCCAATCAGTGATCTTGATTACATGAAAAACCTTATGGCAAAATCAACGAATACGAATCATAAAAAAGACAAAACGAAAGCGGGGCTTGATTTGTTTACTATTAAAATGCACAATGTTCCTTACAAAGCGAAACGCCAAGagatcttgaaattttttaaaccgtTAAAGCCATATTCTGTACGGCTACCTACAAATGTTCATGGTTTCTGCTATGTCGGCTTTAAGACGGAAAAGGAAATGGTTAAAGCTATgctcaaaaacaaaagtttcatAAAAGGAAAACAAGTGTTTTTTTCCGATTTCACcgagaaaaacaaaattacaaaatcgaAAGGAGAGAAGGGGGAGAAAACAACGGATCTTCATAAATTAAAACCAACAAACCCGAAATGGGCTCAACAAGAACAGAGTACACAAAATGAAGAAGGAATAGCTGAATCGGGTCGTATTTTCTTCCGTAACTTGGCTTACACAGTTACAGAAGATGatcttcaaaaattgtttgaaaaattcgGACCCATTGCTGAGATAAATGTGCCCGTAGATACCATAACTCGACAAATAAAAGGTTTTGGCACAGTTACATTCGTTATGCCAGAACATGCCTTGCAAGCTTTTAACAAATTGGATGGCACCGATTTTCATGGTAGGCTATTACATCTAATACCAGGAAAAAGCAGGGATGACGACCCAAAAAGTGATGAAAATGACCCAGCTCTGTCGTTTAAACAAAAGAAAGCTTTAAAGCTGAAGAAATCAGCGCAACAGAGTGGGAATTGGAATACATTATTTTTAGGTGCAAATGCGGTGGCGGAAATTTTAGCTAAACGTTTCTCCACCACTAAAGAAAAG GTTTTAGACACAAGTGAGGGCGGTTCCAGTGCGGCGGTTCGTATTGCTTTAGGAGAAACACAAATTgtcattgaaatgaaaaatttccttGAAGAGAATGGAGTGCGGCTAAGTGTTTTTGATGCCCCTACAGTGAAGCGTTCTAAAACAATTATCTTAGCGAAAAATTTACCAGCTGATACGACAGTGACAGAATTAACGCCAATATTCGCGAAATTTGGCCCAATCGGGCGACTCGTTTTACCACCCAGTGGGGTCACCGCATTGATAGAGTTTTGTGACCCATCAGAGGCGAAACACGCTTTCAAAAAATTAGCGtatagcaaatttaaaaatgtgccaTTATACTTGGAGTGGGCGCCGGAACAAACCTTCACGACAACGTTAAATGGAGAACCTATTATTCCCAAACAAGAGGAAGAAGTCAGCAGTCTTAATGAAACGATAACACAGGAAGCCTTGCAAACTGAATCAACAACACAATTAAATGCCGATGGAAACCTCGAAAGCAAAACAGCTAAAGACGAAAACTCTAACATTGAGGAAGATTTAGTGGACGAACCTCCTGAACCAAATACAACACTCTTTCTTCgtaatttgaatttcaaaaccGTCCCAGATACGATACACAATCATTTCAAGCACTTAGGACCAATACACACTGTGGAAATAGCAAAGCGGAAAGATCCTAAAAATCCACGTATTCAAGTTTCAATGGGTTATGGTTTCATACAATTTAAGTTGGCTGAAACAACAGAGAAAGCTCTAAAGGAAATGCAATTTACACAAATCGACGGCAATCAGGTGGAACTGAAGCGAAGCGATCGAATACTAAA aaCTTCGTCTAATGTGCCTCGTAAACATTTGGTGAAAACACAACAAACAGGCACAAAAATGCTTGTACGCAATATACCTTTCCAGGCGAAAGAAAAGGAAGTCCGCGAAATTTTCAA GGCGTTTGGTGAATTGCGTTCTGTGCGCTTACCAAAGAAAATGACGCCGGGCGCAGACTCACATCGCGGTTTCGGTTTTGTAGATTTCGTTACAAAAAGTGACGCCAAAAAGGCATTCGAAGCGCTTAGCCAAAGTACGCATTTATACGGCAGACGATTGGTGCTGGAATGGGCATCCATCAATGACGACGACGTGGAAGAAATACGCAAACGTACCGCAACTGAGTACTATGCTAGTACAAATAATGTCAAACGAAGTAGAAAATCTGTGTTCAATACTAGCGAACATTTGGAGGATGCTGGTGAAGATGACGAATAA